The region GTTTATTTAAAAAGCCATAGAACTGGCTGATCGTCGGCTACGGGCAAAATCTAAGGAATCCGATTGGACTGTGAACGTGGGTTCTGGAGGACAGCCTTACTGTACTGGAGGACATCCCTACTGAACTGGAGGACAGCCCTACTGTACtggaggacatccctactatactggaggacatccctactatactggaggacatccctactgtactggaggacatccctactgtactggaggacatccctactgaactggaggacatccctactatactggaggacatccctactgtattggaggacatccctactatacTGGAGGACAGCCTTACTGTACTGGAGGACATCCCTACTGAACTGGAGGACATCCCTACTGAACtggaggacatccctactgtactgGAAGACATCCCTACTATACTGGAGGACATCCCTACTGAACtggaggacatccctactgtactgGAGGACAGCCTTACTGTACtggaggacatccctactgtactgGAGGACAGCCTTACTATACTGGAGGACATCCTTACTGTACtggaggacatccctactgtactggaggacatccctactatacTGGAGGACAGCCTTACTATACTGGAAGACATCCCTACTATACTAGAGGACAGCCCTACTGTACtggaggacatccctactgtactggaggacatccctactatacTGGAGGGCAGCCTTACTATACtggaggacatccctactatactggaggacatccctactgtactggaggacatccctactatacTGGAGGACATCTCTACTGAACTGGAGGACATCCCTACTGAACTGGAGGACATCCCTACTGAACTGGAGGACAGCCCTACTGAACtggaggacatccctactgtactgGAGGACAGTTCTACTGAACtggaggacatccctactatactggaggacatccctactgtactgcaggacatccctactgtactggaggacatccctactgaactggaggacatccctactgtactgGAGAACATCCCTACTGTACTGGAGAACATCCCTACTGTACTGGAGGACATCCCTACTGAAAtggaggacatccctactgtactggaggacatccctactatactggaggacatccctactatacTGGAGGACATCCATACTGAACTGGAGGACATCCTTACTGTACTGGATTAAAACTGCTGGAGGACAGCCCTACTATACtggaggacatccctactgtactgGAGGACAGCCTTACTATACTGGAGGACATCCCTACTGAACtggaggacatccctactatacTGGAGGACAGCCTTACTATACTGGAGGACAGTCCTACTGAACtggaggacatccctactatactggatgacatccctactgtactggaggacatccctactatactggaggacatccctactgtactggaggacatccctaatgtactggaggacatccctactatactggatgacatccctactgtactggaggacatccctactatactggaggacatccctactatacTGGAGGACATCCATACTGAACTGGAGGACATCCTTACTGTACTGGATTAAAACTGCTGGAGGACAGCCCTACTATACtggaggacatccctactgtactgGAGGACAGCCTTACTATACTGGAGGACATCCCTACTGAACtggaggacatccctactatacTGGAGGACAGCCTTACTATACTGGAGGACAGTCCTACTGAACtggaggacatccctactatactggatgacatccctactgtactggaggacatccctactatactggaggacatccctactgtactggaggacatccctaatgtactggaggacggcgtggcgcagtggaagagtggccgtgcgcgacccgagggtccctggttcaatccccacctagtaccaacctcgtcatgtccgttgtgtcctgagcaagacacttcacccttgctcctgatgggtgctggttagcgccttgcatggcagctccctccatcagtgtgtgaatgtgtgtgtgaatgggtaaatgtggaagtagtgtcaaagcgctttgagtaccttgaaggtagaaaagcactatacaagtacaacccatttatcatttatttatcatttattggaggacatccctactatacTGGAGGACAGCCTTACTATACtggaggacatccctactgtactggaggacatccctactatacTGGAGGACAGCCTTACTATACCggaggacatccctactatacTAGAGGACAGCCCTACTGTACtggaggacatccctactgtactgGAGGACAGCCTTACTATACtggaggacatccctactgtactgGAGGACATCCCTACTGAACTGGAGGACATCCTTACTATACTGGAGGACATCCTTACTGCACTGGAGGACAGTCCTACTGAACtggaggacatccctactatacTGGAAGACACCCCTACTGTACTGGAGGACAGCCCTGCTGTACtggaggacatccctactgtactgGAGGACAGCCTTACTATACtggaggacatccctactgtactgGAGGACATCCCTACTGAACTGGAGGACATCCTTACTATACTGGAGGACATCCTTACTGCACTGGAGGACAGTCCTACTGAACtggaggacatccctactatacTGGAAGACACCCCTACTGTACTGGAGGACAGCCCTGCTGTACTGGAGGACAGTCCTACTGAACTGGAGGACATCCCTACTGAACtggaggacatccctactgtattggaggacatccctactgtactgGAGGACATGCCTACTGTACTGGAGGACATGCCTACTGTACtggaggacatccctactgtactgGAGGACAGTCCTACTATACTGGAGGACAGCCCTACTGAACTAGAGGACATTCCTACTGAACTGGAGGACATCCCTGCTGTACTGGAGAACATCCCTACTGTACTGGAGAACATCCCTACTGTACTGGAGGACATCCCTACTGAACTagaggacatccctactgtactgGAGGACCTCCCTACTGAACTGGAGGACATCCCTACTGAACtggaggacatccctactgtactgGAAGACATCTCTACTGAACTGGAGGACATCCCTACTGAACtggaggacatccctactatactggaggacatccctactgaactggaggacatccctactgtactgGAAGACATCTCTACTGTACTGGAGGACATCCCTACTGAACtggaggacatccctactgtactgGAAGACATCCCTACTATACtggaggacatccctactgtactgGAAGACATCTCTACTGTACTGGAGGACATCCCTACTGAACtggaggacatccctactgtactgGAAGACATCCCTACTATACtggaggacatccctactgtactagaggacatccctactatactggaggacatccctactgaactggaggacatccctactatactggaggacatccctactgtactgGAAGACATCTCTACTGTACTGGAGGACATCCCTACTGAACtggaggacatccctactgtactgGAAGACATCCCTACTATACtggaggacatccctactgtactgGAAGACATCTCTACTGAACTGGAGGACATCCCTACTGAACtggaggacatccctactatacTGGAGGACCTCCCTACTGAACtggaggacatccctactatacTGGAGGACAGTCCTACTGAACTCCGCTCAGTCAGTCCAAAGCGAGGCTCCTTTTAAAGTTGCGAGTGCAAGTCTGCCACACGAAGTGAGGGAAGCCAAGTTTTCACCAAACGATATGATCTGCCGCCTCTTTCAGACGGAGCTTTTAATTCCTCCGCCCTCATCCCCTCATTACTGTCTTTAATCAGAGAAGAGCTGCATGACCGCCATTTCTCATTTCACAGCTGTGTGGTTTTATTCCACCGCAGCCAGCGAGTCGACTCCTCAATGAGACGGAGAATGAGAGTTATTGTGGAGTGTGTTTGTGAGAACGGAGAGCCAGACAGTTATTGTGGAGAGTGTTTGTGAGAACGGAGAGCCAGAGAGTTATTGTGGAGAGTGTTTGTGAGAACGGAGAGCCAGAGAGTTATTGTGGAGTGTGTTTGTGCCTCTTACATTTCAGTGATGGTCTCTGGGAGGTTGGTGGGTATCTCAGTCAGACCCTTGCCTCGGCAGTCCACGATGTTGTTGCTGCAGGTGCACGACTCCGGGCACTGCAAGACGCTGCAGGACGAAGACGACGTCTGGTAACCTAGGGCGGGGGACAGCGACGGCGTTAGAGTCAGGCGCTAGTTGTGCATCTGCTGTAGCATCAAAAATAATAAACActcataatcgacggatagacctgaagttgatctcgagatttaagcactgaaagttaaaataatatatatggatatatgacctattttttttaacaattttattagtgggacccttttggatctctgagacctttagtgtgatttattttaataaactgtcattgatcaaaaatatttaaaacttgtAATCTAatctagacctgaagttgatcttgagatttaagtattgaaagttaaaataataaatatggatgTATGACctttttataaaaatacaaaaaattaaaattattagtgggacccatttggatctctgagacctttagtgtgatttattataactgtcattgttcaaaaataaaaacttgtaatcgaccgacagacctgaagttgatcttgagatttaagtattgaaagttaaaataatatatatggatatatgacctatttttttttaacaattttattagtgggacccttttggatctctgagacctttagtgtgatttattttaataaactgtcattgatcaaaaatatttaaaacttgtAATCTAAtccagacctgaagttgatcttgagatttaagtaatgaaagttaaaataataaatatggatatatgaccttttttttttttttttttttaacaattttactagtgggacccttttggatctctgagacctttagtgtgatttattataactgtcattgttcaaaaataataaaaacttgtaatcgaccgacagacctgaagttgatcttgagatttaagcactgaaagttaaaataatatatatggatgtatggcctatttttaacatttattagtgggacccttttggatctctgagacctttagtgggatttttttttttaactgtcattgttaaaaaataacaaacactcataatcgacggatagacctgaagttgatctcgagatttaagcactgaaagttaaaataatatatatggatatatgacctatttttttaacatttattagtGGGAAccttttggatctctgagacATTTAGTGTGATTTATTattactgtcattgttcaaaaataataaaaacttgtaaTCGACTGATAGACCTGAAATTGATCTTGTGATTTAAGCActgaaagttaaaataatatatatggatgtatggcctatttttaacatttattagtgggacccttttggatctctgagacctttagtgggatttttttttttaactgtcattgttaaaaaataacaaacactcataatcgacggatagacctgaagttgatctcgagatttaagcactgaaagttaaaataatatatatggatatatgacctatttttttaacatttattagtGGGAAccttttggatctctgagacatttagtgtgatttattttaataaactgtcattgatcaaaaatatttaaaacttgtAATCTAatctagacctgaagttgatcttgagatttaagtattgaaagttaaaataataaatatggatatatgacctttttaaaaaaatacaaaaaaaaaaaattatttgtgggacccttttggatctctgagacctttagtgtgattttttttttaaaacggtcattgttcaaaaataaaaacttgcaATCGACCGACAGACCTGAaattgatcttgagatttaagtattgaaagttaaaataataaatatggatatatgacctattttttttaaacaattttattagtgggacccttttggatctccgagacctttagtgtgatttattataactgtcattgttcaaaaataacaaaaacttgTAATCGACCGATAGACTTGAAGTTGATCTTGTGATTTAAGCACTGAAAGTTAAAATATATATGatctattttttaacaattttattagtgggacccttttggatctctgagacccttagtgtgatttattttaataaactgtcattgatcaaaaatatttaaaacttatAATCTAatctagacctgaagttgatctcgagatttaagcactgaaagttaaaataatatatatggatatatgacctatttttttttaacaattttattagtgggacccttttggatctctgagacctttagtgtgatttattattactgtcattgttcaaaaataataaaaacttgtaatcgaccgatagacctgaagttgatcttgagatttaaacACTGatagttaaaataataaatatggatgTATGACctttttataaaaatacaaaaaatgaaaattatTAGTGGGAGCCATTTGGATctctgagacctttagtgtgattttatttttaaattgtcattgttcaaaaataaaaacttgtaatcgaccgacagacctgaagttgatcttgagatttaagcactgaaagttaaaataatatatatggatatatgacctattttttttaacaattttattagtgggacccttttggatctctgagacctttagtgtgatttattttaataaactgtcattgatcaaaaatatttaaaacttgtAATCTAatctagacctgaagttgatcttgagatttaagtattgaaagttaaaataataaatatggatatatgacctttttataaaaatacaaaaaattaaaattattagtgggacccttttggatctctgagacctttagtgtgattttatttttaaattgtcattgttcaaaaataaaaacttgtaatcgaccgacagacctgaagttgatcttgagatttaagcactgaaagttaaaataatatatatggatatatgacctatttttttaaacaattttattagtgggacctttttggatctctgagacctttagtgtgatttattttaataaactgtcattgatcaaaaatatttaaaacttgtAATCTAatctagacctgaagttgatcttgagatttaagtattgaaagttaaaataataaatatggatgTATGACctttttataaaaatacaaaaaatgaaaattattagtgggacccatttggatctctgagacctttagtgtgattttatttttaaattgtcattgttcaaaaataaaaacttgtaatcgaccgacagacctgaagttgatcttgagatttaagcactgaaagttaaaataatatatatggatatatgacctatttttttttaacaattttattagtgggacccttttggatctctgagacctttagtgtgatttattttaataaactGTCATTGATCACAAATATTTAAAACTTGTAATCTAatctagacctgaagttgatctcgagatttaagcactgaaagttaaaataatatatatggatatatgacctatttttaacaattttattagtgggacccttttggatctctgagaccTTCAGTGTGATTTATtataactgtcattgttcaaaaataataaaaacttgtaatcgaccgatagacctgaagttgatcttgagatttaagcactgatagttaaaataatatatatggatgtatgacctatatttaacatttattagtgggacccttttggatctctgagacctttagtgtgatttattttaataaactgtcattgatcaaaaatatttaaaacttgtAATCTAatctagacctgaagttgatctcgagatttaagtattgaaagttaaaataataaatatggatatatgacctttttataaaaatacaaaaaatgaaaattattagtgggacctttttggatctctgagacctttagtgtgattttatttttaaactgtcattgttcaaaaataaaaacttgtaatcgaccgacagacctgaagttgatcttgagatttaagtattga is a window of Nerophis lumbriciformis linkage group LG25, RoL_Nlum_v2.1, whole genome shotgun sequence DNA encoding:
- the LOC133622076 gene encoding uncharacterized protein, which translates into the protein MSSSTVGMFSSTYSRTVLQYSRDVLQYSRHVLQYSRHVLQYSRDVLQYSRDVLQFSRDVLQFSRTVLQYSRAVLQYSRGVFQYSRDVLQFSRTVLQCSKDVLQYSKDVLQFSRDVLQYSRDVLQYSKAVLQYSRDVLQYSRAVLQYSRGVFQYSRDVLQFSRTVLQCSKDVLQYSKDVLQFSRDVLQYSRDVLQYSKAVLQYSRDVLQYSRAAVLQYSRDVLQYSRDVLQYSKAVLQYRTLGSRTATLPLRHAVLQYIRDVLQYSRDVLQYSRDVLQYSRDVIQYSRDVLQFSRTVLQYSKAVLQYSRDVLQFSRDVLQYSKAVLQYSRDVLQYSRADVLQFSMDVLQYSRDVLQYSRDVLQYSRDVIQYSRDVLQYIRDVLQYSRDVLQYSRDVLQYSRDVIQYSRDVLQFSRTVLQYSKAVLQYTVLIQYSKDVLQFSMDVLQYSRDVLQYSRDVLQYSRDVLHFSRDVLQYSRDVLQYSRDVLQYSRDVLQFSRDVLQYSRDVLQYSRDVLQYSRDVLQFSRTVLQYSRDVLQFSRAVLQFSRDVLQFSRDVLQFSRDVLQYSRDVLQYSRDVLQYSRDVLQYSKAALQYSRDVLQYSRDVLQYSRAAVLQYSRDVLQYSRDVLQYSKDVLQYSKAVLQYSRDVLQYSKAAVLQYSRDVLQYSRDVLQYSRDVLQFSRDVLQYSRDVLQYSRDVLQYSRDVLQYSRDVLQYSRAVLQFSRDVLQYSKAVLQNPRSQSNRIP